In one Burkholderiales bacterium GJ-E10 genomic region, the following are encoded:
- a CDS encoding tol-pal system protein YbgF (Precursor), which produces MPNAMASITGNVPATVQRGLAGALVAAALAWSVPAHADIFADNDARRAILQLRDTVAAQNDRLNALSRQVTDLEKRVQAVQNGLAETASQHDQSTETMDHLRGKTEDLAHQLAILQKNQHDFYNDLDQRLHKLEPLTVNVDGKTVQVDRHEEQDYEAAVSEFRSGDYHAAAQAFRSFTARYPASAYGAAAQFWLGSSYFALKEYSAAVAAQRTLVSRFPDSPHVPEALLNMAASETAMGEVRSARVTLRRIVHDFPGTDFAKLAQQRLAALPAERRPSGHHTSPRKKHPEHS; this is translated from the coding sequence ATGCCCAACGCCATGGCCTCGATCACAGGGAACGTCCCCGCCACCGTCCAGCGCGGCCTCGCCGGCGCCCTGGTGGCGGCGGCCTTGGCATGGAGCGTTCCCGCCCATGCCGACATCTTCGCCGACAATGACGCGCGCCGCGCGATCCTGCAACTGCGGGACACGGTCGCCGCGCAGAACGACCGCCTGAATGCCCTCTCCCGGCAGGTAACGGACCTCGAAAAACGGGTTCAGGCGGTGCAGAACGGGCTCGCGGAAACCGCGAGCCAGCACGACCAGTCGACCGAAACGATGGATCACCTGCGGGGCAAAACCGAAGATCTCGCCCACCAGCTCGCCATCCTGCAAAAGAATCAGCACGACTTCTACAACGACCTCGATCAGCGCCTGCACAAGCTCGAGCCGCTGACCGTCAACGTCGATGGCAAGACCGTGCAGGTCGACCGCCACGAGGAGCAGGACTATGAAGCCGCGGTGAGCGAGTTCCGCAGCGGCGACTACCATGCCGCGGCCCAGGCGTTCCGCAGCTTCACCGCGCGCTACCCGGCGTCGGCGTACGGAGCGGCGGCGCAATTTTGGCTCGGCAGTTCGTATTTCGCGCTCAAGGAATATTCCGCTGCAGTCGCGGCGCAACGCACGCTCGTCTCGCGATTCCCCGACTCGCCGCACGTTCCGGAAGCGCTCCTGAACATGGCTGCCAGCGAAACGGCCATGGGCGAAGTGCGCAGCGCCCGCGTCACCCTGCGGCGGATCGTGCATGACTTCCCGGGAACGGATTTCGCGAAGCTTGCGCAGCAGCGGCTTGCGGCGCTGCCGGCGGAACGCCGGCCGTCCGGGCATCACACCAGCCCGCGAAAGAAGCACCCGGAGCACTCGTGA
- a CDS encoding phage integrase has translation MAQIMGHQPSATAEWHYINRPLELLAVWHTKYEAWIPEQAGIAFEATGDAPSLRAVSA, from the coding sequence GTGGCGCAAATCATGGGGCACCAGCCGAGCGCGACGGCGGAATGGCACTACATCAATCGCCCCCTCGAACTGCTGGCCGTATGGCATACGAAGTACGAGGCGTGGATTCCGGAACAGGCCGGAATCGCGTTCGAGGCCACCGGCGACGCCCCGAGCCTGCGGGCGGTATCCGCGTAA
- a CDS encoding rabconnectin-related — translation MGKTKWAALIGGVLAVGGMQAARAGLVDPNFAVCGNSSISTNCGSDPNQVSSSGSVYAGVIGSGGNGPLNSFLLFVAAPDQSATVAVGGASFGSGSTVFSGTNAGSSVTVAAATNQWYGQTTTVQSNGYLGQFTSGSPDLYSFAGLLYGNASMNWANFSTGSGSGTGTAESNLLGWTPASFSIYEYTVTVSGVTGNLDTSNIYKLAYTSIPLGGYVAAWGLEAYPVPKKGTTHVYDSPFTTAAWVSGGISVPEPATFSLMGLGVAGLVVAAVRRRRRA, via the coding sequence ATGGGTAAGACGAAATGGGCGGCTTTGATTGGCGGAGTGCTCGCAGTTGGCGGCATGCAAGCCGCTCGTGCAGGGTTGGTCGATCCCAATTTTGCGGTCTGCGGCAATTCGTCCATATCCACGAATTGCGGAAGCGATCCGAATCAGGTCAGCAGTTCGGGTAGCGTATACGCAGGCGTGATCGGCAGTGGCGGCAACGGCCCGCTGAATTCGTTTCTCCTCTTCGTCGCGGCGCCGGATCAGAGCGCAACCGTCGCAGTGGGCGGGGCGAGCTTCGGGTCGGGATCAACCGTCTTTTCCGGAACGAACGCGGGATCGTCGGTGACCGTGGCTGCGGCGACCAACCAATGGTATGGGCAGACCACGACGGTACAGTCCAACGGGTACCTTGGGCAATTTACATCGGGTTCCCCCGATCTCTATTCCTTTGCCGGCTTGCTGTACGGCAACGCGTCCATGAATTGGGCCAACTTTTCGACGGGATCGGGGAGTGGCACCGGTACCGCGGAGTCGAACCTGCTCGGATGGACGCCCGCGTCCTTTTCGATCTACGAATATACGGTTACCGTGAGCGGTGTTACGGGCAACCTCGACACCAGCAACATTTATAAGCTCGCGTATACATCCATCCCGCTGGGCGGCTACGTCGCGGCTTGGGGACTGGAGGCATATCCGGTCCCCAAAAAGGGGACTACTCACGTCTACGACAGCCCGTTTACGACCGCTGCGTGGGTAAGTGGGGGGATCTCGGTTCCGGAGCCTGCAACGTTCTCTCTCATGGGTTTGGGCGTTGCTGGGTTGGTCGTCGCGGCCGTTCGGCGCCGACGCCGCGCATGA